Genomic DNA from Chlorocebus sabaeus isolate Y175 chromosome 6, mChlSab1.0.hap1, whole genome shotgun sequence:
GTGAGTCTCTGGGGAacgcagccccagccccagccccatctCAGACACCAGCGCGTCGTGGGCTGCATCCGGTGTAGAAAGCTGAGCCAGAGAGGCTGCCAGGGCCCAGGAAGCAgcatttgatcctgtttcagatTCCTGGGCTGCCCTGACAAAGCAACACGCACCAGGCAGCTTAAAACAACGGGAGTTTATTATCTCTCAATTCTGCAGGCCAGAGTCCAAGGTCAGGGTGGCGCAGGGCTGGTTCCCTCCGGAGGCTGTGAGGGAGAGCCCGTCCCAGGCCTGGCTCATGGCTGCTGGTGGCTGCTGGTGGCTGCTGGCTGTGCTTGGCATCTTGGCATCCCTTAAGTTTGTGTCCGTCCGCAccactcccatctctgcctctgtcgCCACATGgctttcttctctgtgtgtctctgtgtcctcttatttttatttttttggcggCGGGGGCGCGGTAGGGGAGCAGACAGagtcgctcttttgcccaggctggagtgcagtggcaccatctcagttgaccacaacctctgcctcccaggttcaagtggttctcctgcctcagcctccccagtagctgggactacaggtgcccaccaccacgcctggctaatttttgtatttttggtagagatggggtttcacaatgttggccaggctggtcttgaactcctggcctcaggtgatctgcccaactcggcctcccaaagtgctgggattgcaggtgtgagccactgcacccagctgtctCTCGTcttctttttttagtttgtttatttttgagacaaggtcttgctctgttgcccaggctggagtgcagtggtataatcatagctgaCAGCGAccacaacctcccaggctcaagtgatcctcccgcctgtgcctcttgagtggctgggactataggcgcgtgccacgaTGCTGGTTcgtttaaaaaacaattttttttttctgtagagttgGGATccctctgtgttgcccaggctggtcccaaactcctggcctcaagcagtcctcccatcttcgCCTCCCggaatgctgagattataggcgtgaggcaccacacctggccatctcTTTtcgtcttttaaaaattgaattaaattgattaattaatttagagacagcgtctcactctgtcacgcaggttgGAGTCTagtggtgcattctcggctcactgcaacctctgcctcctgggttcaagtgatcctcctgcctcagcctcctgagtagctaggattacaggcacccgccaccacgccgagctaattttcgtatttttggtagagagagagtTTTACCAGGTTGCTCAGCCTGATgttgaacctctgggctcaagtgatccatccgccttggcccccaaagctgggatttcaggcgtgagccaccaggtctggcttCTCCTTATCTTATGAGGACACCACCCACACTGGATGTAAGGCCCACCCTTCTCCAAAGTGACCTCCACTAGTGACAGTtgtaatgaccctatttccaaataaagtcacattctgaggtcccgAGAAGGACATGAAGTAGGGGAAGGGACTCTGTTCGACCCAGTATGGCCTTCCCCACTTTGTGTCACTGGAGCGAAGAGGAGTGGGTGCCCATGCCCTGGCTGCCCCCTTCCACAGAGGCCTTGGAGGCCACGGTGTCCCCCGGCGACCGTCGGAAGAGCCCCACCCGCACCTTGTCCCTGAACTCGGCCGACACGTAGTAGTAGACGAAGGGATCCACGCAGCTGTTGAGGGTACTCAGTGCCAGGCTAGGCACGTAGGTGCCGTAGAGGTTGCCCCAGGCGCTGGGGCTCGGGTCCGAAtaatgcagcagcagcagcaggttgCTGGGCACGAAGAAGGCCACGGCGGAAGCCAGCACCACCGCGGTCAGCCTCAGCGCGTGGCCATAGCGCCGGCCGCTGGCCGCCAGCGTGCGCAGGGTGGCCCCGTAGCACAGCAGCATGGCCAGCAGGGGCAGGAAACAGCCCAGCAGCGCCAGGCAGGTGAAGGCCGGTTGCCAGTGGGAGGCCTGTGCGTCCAGGGGCAGCGCATCATGGCAGAGCACGTGATCGGAGCGCGCCAGCCTGAAGGTCTGCCGCTGCAGTGTCAGGGGCAGTGCCAGGGCGGCTGCCATGAGCCAGGCAGCCATGCAGAGTCCAAGGGCCAGGCGCCGGCCACGCAGGGTGCGGGCCCGCAGCGGGTGAACCAGGGCCAGGTAGCGGTCCAGGCTGATAGCAGCCAGCAGCAGCACCGAGCCATACATGTGGCCGTAGAGTGCGGCCGTGGCCAGGCGGCAGGCGGCCTCCCCGAAGGGCCAGCGCTGGCCACGCAGGTGGTAGGCGACCCGCGGGGGCAGTGCCAGGGCCAGCAGGAGGTCAGCGGCCGCCAGGTTCATCAGCAGCATGGTGGAGGGCAGCCGAGGTGCCCGCGTGGCCAGTACCCACAGGGCCAGACTGTTGGCCGGCAGCCCCACCGCCAGGACCAGCCCATAGAGGGCGGGCACCAGCCTGGTCGGCACCCAGCCCAGAAGCAGCGCCCGTGAGCTGTCCGGGAGCTCTAGGATGTCACTGTCATTAGCACAGACTTGGCCTGGGTAGCCGCGGGGGGCCGGCAGGATTGAGGGCGTGCTCTCTGTGGGAGAGAGGGGACGTTGGTCAGCCCCCGCCTCAGCGGGTGACAAGAagcagcagggagggaggtgCTCAGAGCCTGGGATCTGCCCTGGTGGGAAACAGCTAGACATGACACTCAAGGGAATAGCCCAGCCCTGTGGGGTCAGGGACGGGATGCAGAGTGGGCTGGGCTGAAGCCCCAACTTCCCAGCCTTCCCCCTCCCCAGCTCCGGGCCCCCAACTCCATCACTTGTGTAAGCCCATCTCTGCACCCCAAGGCCAGAACCACTCACCATCGCTGCCTCCGGTGCTCCCACCCTCGTCATAGACGCTGGGGGTCTGGGTGCCGCCACACAGGATGAACCCCAGCACCAGGGGCCACAGGAG
This window encodes:
- the F2RL3 gene encoding proteinase-activated receptor 4, whose amino-acid sequence is MLPGLARDWGCWLQLGPLLYLASLAPGCPGGATAGHSELGHPGLHNPHSSPPTGWLASGPGESAGAGAAFPVYLPWHDLLIRPGSIQKLGLRVWRSRKPEATAQSSLSAVMWGRLLLWPLVLGFILCGGTQTPSVYDEGGSTGGSDESTPSILPAPRGYPGQVCANDSDILELPDSSRALLLGWVPTRLVPALYGLVLAVGLPANSLALWVLATRAPRLPSTMLLMNLAAADLLLALALPPRVAYHLRGQRWPFGEAACRLATAALYGHMYGSVLLLAAISLDRYLALVHPLRARTLRGRRLALGLCMAAWLMAAALALPLTLQRQTFRLARSDHVLCHDALPLDAQASHWQPAFTCLALLGCFLPLLAMLLCYGATLRTLAASGRRYGHALRLTAVVLASAVAFFVPSNLLLLLHYSDPSPSAWGNLYGTYVPSLALSTLNSCVDPFVYYYVSAEFRDKVRVGLFRRSPGDTVASKASVEGGSQGMGTHSSSLQ